The Salvelinus sp. IW2-2015 linkage group LG8, ASM291031v2, whole genome shotgun sequence genome window below encodes:
- the LOC111967266 gene encoding neutral alpha-glucosidase AB isoform X2: protein MWEETFKSHTDSKPNGPSSISLDFSLPGVENVYGIPEHADSLKLKATDGGDPYRLFNLDVFQYEVFNPMALYGAIPVMLSHSAQRTMGIFWLNAAETWVDISSNTAGKTVFGQMLDYVQGSSETPQTDVRWISESGIIDVFIMLGPTPADVFSQYASLTGTQAFPPLSALAYHQCRWNYNDQEDVAAVDQGFDDHDIPYDFIWLDIEHTDGKRYFTWDHHKFPQPKDMLQGLLDKRRKMVTIVDPHIKVDSSYKIHNEIRSKGFYVKSKDGGDYEGWCWPGNSGYPDFTNPEMRAWWASMFAYDQYEGSMENMYTWNDMNEPSVFNGPEVTMHKDALHGNWENRDLHNLYGLYVQRATAEGLIERSGGVERPFVLTRAFFAGSQRYGAVWTGDNAAEWDHLKISIPMCLSLGLVGVSFCGADVGGFFKSPSTELLVRWYQTGAYQPFFRAHAHLDTPRREPWLFGPENTALIREAVRQRYALLPYWYQLFYHAHHSGQPVMRPLWVEYPQDTATFSMDDQFLLGRDLLVHPVTEEGARGVTAYLPGKGEVWFDVHTFQKHNGAQNLYIPVTISSIPVFQRGGSIIPRKARVRRSSSCMEHDPYTLFVALSPKRFAQGELYIDDGHTFNFDKQKQFIHRRFSFANNALSSRNLAPGSQFTTFSWVEKIVILGASKPSKATLKTPDGKESLLEFEFDASMSVLTLRKPGVNAGLDWTVVLQ, encoded by the exons atgtgggaggagacATTYAAATCGCACACAGACAGCAAACCCAATG GCCCTTCCTCCATCAGTCTAGACTTCTCTCTGCCAGGGGTGGAGAACGTCTATGGCATCCCAGAACACGCAGACAGCCTCAAACTCAAAGCAACTGA TGGAGGGGATCCATACCGGTTGTTTAACCTAGACGTGTTCCAGTATGAGGTGTTCAACCCTATGGCCCTGTACGGTGCCATCCCTGTCATGCTGTCTCACAGTGCACAGCGCACCATGGGCATCTTCTGGCTCAACGCTGCTGAGACCTGGGTGGACATCAGCTCCAACACCGCCGGCAAG ACAGTGTTTGGCCAGATGCTGGACTACGTTCAGGGCTCCAGTGAGACGCCACAGACAGACGTGCGTTGGATCTCAGAGAGCGGCATCATCGACGTCTTCATCATGCTGGGACCCACTCCCGCTGATGTCTTCTCCCAGTACGCCTCACTCACAG GTACCCAGGCCTTCCCTCCCCTGTCTGCGCTGGCCTACCACCAGTGCCGCTGGAACTACAACGACCAGGAGGATGTGGCGGCGGTGGATCAGGGCTTCGACGACCACGACATCCCCTACGACTTTATCTGGCTGGACATAGAGCACACGGACGGCAAGCGCTACTTCACCTGGGACCATCACAAGTTCCCCCAGCCCAAAGACATGCTGCAGGGTCTGTTAGACAAGAGACGCAAG ATGGTGACCATTGTGGACCCCCACATCAAGGTGGACAGCAGCTACAAGATCCACAATGAGATCCGCTCCAAAGGCTTCTACGTCAAAAGCAAAGATGGCGGAGACTATGAGGGCTGGTGTTGGCCTG GTAATTCTGGTTACCCAGACTTTACCAACCCTGAGATGAGAGCTTGGTGGGCCAGTATGTTTGCCTACGATCAGTATGAG GGTTCCATGGAGAACATGTATACATGGAACGATATGAACGAGCCGTCAGTGTTTAATGGACCAGAGGTCACCATGCATAAAGACGCCCTGCATGGGAACTGGGAGAACCGTGACCTCCACAACCTCTACGGATTATACGTG cAAAGGGCCACAGCAGAGGGTCTGATTGAGCGCTCAGGGGGAGTGGAGAGACCTTTTGTCCTGACCAGAGCCTTCTTTGCTGGCTCCCAGCGCTACGGTGCTGTGTGGACAGGTGATAACGCTGCTGAGTGGGACCATCTGAAGATCTCCATCCCCATGTGTCTCAGTCTGGGCTTGGTTGGCGTCTCTTTCTGTGGAG ctGATGTGGGTGGCTTCTTCAAGTCTCCCAGTACTGAGCTCCTGGTGCGTTGGTACCAGACGGGGGCATACCAGCCCTTCTTCCGGGCCCATGCCCATCTGGACACCCCCCGCAGAGAGCCCTGGCTGTTTGGCCCCGAGAACACTGCTCTGATCAGGGAGGCTGTCCGCCAGCGCTACGCCCTCCTGCCTTACTGGTACCAGTTGTTCTACCACGCCCACCACTCTGGCCAGCCCGTCATGAGACCCCTGTGGGTGGAGTATCCTCAGGATACGGCCACGTTCTCCATGGATGACCAGTTCCTGCTTG GGAGAGATCTGCTGGTGCACCCCGTGACTGAGGAGGGGGCTAGGGGTGTTACTGCTTACCTGCCTGGAAAAGGAGAG GTCTGGTTTGACGTCCACACGTTCCAGAAACACAACGGAGCCCAGAACCTCTACATCCCTGTCACCATCAGCTCT ATTCCGGTATTCCAGCGCGGTGGTTCCATTATTCCCAGGAAGGCCCGGGTTCGAAGGTCATCATCATGCATGGAACACGACCCCTACACCTTATTCGTTGCTCTCAGCCCCAag CGATTTGCCCAGGGTGAGCTCTACATAGACGACGGCCACACCTTCAACTTTGACAAACAGAAGCAGTTCATCCACAGGAGATTTTCCTTTGCCAATAATGCCCTGTCCTCCAG GAACCTGGCCCCTGGCTCTCAGTTCACCACTTTTTCCTGGGTTGAGAAGATTGTCATATTGGGGGCCAGTAAGCCCAGCAAGGCCACTCTGAAGACTCCTG ATGGCAAGGAGAGTCTGCTGGAGTTTGAGTTTGATGCCTCCATGTCGGTGTTAACCCTTCGCAAACCGGGTGTCAACGCAGGGCTGGACTGGACTGTGGTGCTTCAGTAA
- the LOC111967266 gene encoding neutral alpha-glucosidase AB isoform X1 encodes MAAFVVSPLKMGPLLVLWLAVCLSGTWAVDRGNFKTCDQSAFCKRQRALKPGQSPYRALLETLELTNTKLTLQLINDNNKVRLLLELYRLQGNMTRVKINELKPLKPRFEVPDVLINDPPTEPLSLLSRDENGVVLSLGADSQRLIVSAKPFRLDIMEGREVLLSLNSRGLLAFEHLRIRKDTKVDPEGTENKEETEAANEPAEGEEKAKEDEKVEDGMWEETFKSHTDSKPNGPSSISLDFSLPGVENVYGIPEHADSLKLKATDGGDPYRLFNLDVFQYEVFNPMALYGAIPVMLSHSAQRTMGIFWLNAAETWVDISSNTAGKTVFGQMLDYVQGSSETPQTDVRWISESGIIDVFIMLGPTPADVFSQYASLTGTQAFPPLSALAYHQCRWNYNDQEDVAAVDQGFDDHDIPYDFIWLDIEHTDGKRYFTWDHHKFPQPKDMLQGLLDKRRKMVTIVDPHIKVDSSYKIHNEIRSKGFYVKSKDGGDYEGWCWPGNSGYPDFTNPEMRAWWASMFAYDQYEGSMENMYTWNDMNEPSVFNGPEVTMHKDALHGNWENRDLHNLYGLYVQRATAEGLIERSGGVERPFVLTRAFFAGSQRYGAVWTGDNAAEWDHLKISIPMCLSLGLVGVSFCGADVGGFFKSPSTELLVRWYQTGAYQPFFRAHAHLDTPRREPWLFGPENTALIREAVRQRYALLPYWYQLFYHAHHSGQPVMRPLWVEYPQDTATFSMDDQFLLGRDLLVHPVTEEGARGVTAYLPGKGEVWFDVHTFQKHNGAQNLYIPVTISSIPVFQRGGSIIPRKARVRRSSSCMEHDPYTLFVALSPKRFAQGELYIDDGHTFNFDKQKQFIHRRFSFANNALSSRNLAPGSQFTTFSWVEKIVILGASKPSKATLKTPDGKESLLEFEFDASMSVLTLRKPGVNAGLDWTVVLQ; translated from the exons ATGGCCGCCTTCGTAGTAAG CCCTCTCAAGATGGGGCCTCTGTTAGTGTTGTGGCTGGCTGTCTGCCTCAGTGGGACCTGGGCAGTGGACCGGGGGAACTTCAAAACCTGTGACCAGAGTGCGTTCTGCAA GCGTCAGCGAGCATTGAAGCCTGGCCAGTCCCCATACAGAGCCCTGCTGGAGACCCTGGAGCTCACCAACACCAAACTCACACTGCAgctcatcaatgacaacaacaag GTGCGTCTGCTGCTTGAGCTCTATCGTCTCCAGGGCAACATGACCAGGGTGAAGATAAATGAATTAAAGCCACTGAAGCCTCGTTTTGAGGTCCCCGATGTGCTCATCAATGACCCTCCCACAGAGCC cttGTCTCTCCTGTCTCGGGATGAGAACGGGGTGGTTCTGTCTTTGGGGGCAGACTCTCAGCGGCTGATCGTCAGCGCTAAGCCGTTCCGATTGGACATCATGGAGGGGCGGGAGGTTCTTCTGTCACTTAACTCCCGTGGCCTGCTGGCCTTCGAGCACCTCCGGATCCGCAAGGATAC TAAGGTTGACCCAGAAGGAACTGAGAATAAAGAAGAAACTGAGGCTGCCAACGAACcggcagaaggagaggag AAGGCGAAGGAGGATGAGAAAGTGGAagatggaatgtgggaggagacATTYAAATCGCACACAGACAGCAAACCCAATG GCCCTTCCTCCATCAGTCTAGACTTCTCTCTGCCAGGGGTGGAGAACGTCTATGGCATCCCAGAACACGCAGACAGCCTCAAACTCAAAGCAACTGA TGGAGGGGATCCATACCGGTTGTTTAACCTAGACGTGTTCCAGTATGAGGTGTTCAACCCTATGGCCCTGTACGGTGCCATCCCTGTCATGCTGTCTCACAGTGCACAGCGCACCATGGGCATCTTCTGGCTCAACGCTGCTGAGACCTGGGTGGACATCAGCTCCAACACCGCCGGCAAG ACAGTGTTTGGCCAGATGCTGGACTACGTTCAGGGCTCCAGTGAGACGCCACAGACAGACGTGCGTTGGATCTCAGAGAGCGGCATCATCGACGTCTTCATCATGCTGGGACCCACTCCCGCTGATGTCTTCTCCCAGTACGCCTCACTCACAG GTACCCAGGCCTTCCCTCCCCTGTCTGCGCTGGCCTACCACCAGTGCCGCTGGAACTACAACGACCAGGAGGATGTGGCGGCGGTGGATCAGGGCTTCGACGACCACGACATCCCCTACGACTTTATCTGGCTGGACATAGAGCACACGGACGGCAAGCGCTACTTCACCTGGGACCATCACAAGTTCCCCCAGCCCAAAGACATGCTGCAGGGTCTGTTAGACAAGAGACGCAAG ATGGTGACCATTGTGGACCCCCACATCAAGGTGGACAGCAGCTACAAGATCCACAATGAGATCCGCTCCAAAGGCTTCTACGTCAAAAGCAAAGATGGCGGAGACTATGAGGGCTGGTGTTGGCCTG GTAATTCTGGTTACCCAGACTTTACCAACCCTGAGATGAGAGCTTGGTGGGCCAGTATGTTTGCCTACGATCAGTATGAG GGTTCCATGGAGAACATGTATACATGGAACGATATGAACGAGCCGTCAGTGTTTAATGGACCAGAGGTCACCATGCATAAAGACGCCCTGCATGGGAACTGGGAGAACCGTGACCTCCACAACCTCTACGGATTATACGTG cAAAGGGCCACAGCAGAGGGTCTGATTGAGCGCTCAGGGGGAGTGGAGAGACCTTTTGTCCTGACCAGAGCCTTCTTTGCTGGCTCCCAGCGCTACGGTGCTGTGTGGACAGGTGATAACGCTGCTGAGTGGGACCATCTGAAGATCTCCATCCCCATGTGTCTCAGTCTGGGCTTGGTTGGCGTCTCTTTCTGTGGAG ctGATGTGGGTGGCTTCTTCAAGTCTCCCAGTACTGAGCTCCTGGTGCGTTGGTACCAGACGGGGGCATACCAGCCCTTCTTCCGGGCCCATGCCCATCTGGACACCCCCCGCAGAGAGCCCTGGCTGTTTGGCCCCGAGAACACTGCTCTGATCAGGGAGGCTGTCCGCCAGCGCTACGCCCTCCTGCCTTACTGGTACCAGTTGTTCTACCACGCCCACCACTCTGGCCAGCCCGTCATGAGACCCCTGTGGGTGGAGTATCCTCAGGATACGGCCACGTTCTCCATGGATGACCAGTTCCTGCTTG GGAGAGATCTGCTGGTGCACCCCGTGACTGAGGAGGGGGCTAGGGGTGTTACTGCTTACCTGCCTGGAAAAGGAGAG GTCTGGTTTGACGTCCACACGTTCCAGAAACACAACGGAGCCCAGAACCTCTACATCCCTGTCACCATCAGCTCT ATTCCGGTATTCCAGCGCGGTGGTTCCATTATTCCCAGGAAGGCCCGGGTTCGAAGGTCATCATCATGCATGGAACACGACCCCTACACCTTATTCGTTGCTCTCAGCCCCAag CGATTTGCCCAGGGTGAGCTCTACATAGACGACGGCCACACCTTCAACTTTGACAAACAGAAGCAGTTCATCCACAGGAGATTTTCCTTTGCCAATAATGCCCTGTCCTCCAG GAACCTGGCCCCTGGCTCTCAGTTCACCACTTTTTCCTGGGTTGAGAAGATTGTCATATTGGGGGCCAGTAAGCCCAGCAAGGCCACTCTGAAGACTCCTG ATGGCAAGGAGAGTCTGCTGGAGTTTGAGTTTGATGCCTCCATGTCGGTGTTAACCCTTCGCAAACCGGGTGTCAACGCAGGGCTGGACTGGACTGTGGTGCTTCAGTAA